The genomic DNA TCAGCGCACCCTCGAGCTCGCGGATGTTGCGATCGATGCGGCTGGCGATGAGTTCGAGCACGTCGTCCGGCACATCCAGGCGATCCATCTGCGCCTTCTTGCGCAGGATCGCGATGCGGGTCTCCAGCTCGGGCGGCTGAACATCGGTGATCAGACCCCACTCGAAGCGGGTCCGCAGCCGGTCCTCCAGTGTTGCAAGCTGTTTCGGCGGGCGGTCCGACGAGATGACGATCTGTTTGTTCGCGTTGTGCAGCGTATTGAAGGTGTGGAAGAACTCTTCCTGAGTGCTTTCCTTGCCTTCGATGAACTGGATGTCGTCGACCAGCAGGACGTCGATGTCGCGGAAGCTGCGCTTGAACGATGCGGTCCGGTCGTCGCGCAGCGAGTTGATGAAGTCGTTGGTGAACTGCTCGGTCGAGACGTACTTGACCCGCATGCCGGGGAACAGCTTCTGCGCGTAGTTACCGGCGGCGTGCAGCAGGTGGGTCTTGCCCAGGCCTGATTCACCCCAGATGAACAGCGGGTTGTAGGCCCGGGCCGGCGCTTCGGCGATGGCCAGCGTCGCGGCGTGCGCGAACCGGTTGGACGCGCCGATGACGAAGGTGTCGAAGGTGTAGCGCCGGTTGAGGCTCAGGTCGGCCGATTCGTCGGCGGGCGGCCGGTTGAAATACCGGGGCCAGGTCTCTTCGGCGCTGGACAGCTCTTCGGCGTCCTCGTCCAGGTCGTCGGCCGCGGTGACCGGTTCGGGGTCCGGAATCTCGGCGGTTTCTGTGGTTTCTGTGGTCGTCGGCCGCTCGTCGGTCTCCGGAACCGCGATGCGCACGCCCAGGTCGACACGTTGTCCGAGGTGTCGGCTGAGCGCGGCGATGATCGGTTCGCGCAGGTGGCGTTCGATCTCGTTCTGGACGAACTGGGTGGGGACCGACAGCAACGCGAAACCCTCGGTCAGCACCAGCGGCTGAACCATGCGCAACCAGGCCCGTTGTTGGGCGGTCAGCGTCGTGGTGCCGCCGAGGTCACCGTTGAGTTCGGCGACCACGCTTTTCCAGATGTCGGTGAACGATGAACTGGGGTTAGCGGTCAACGACTACTACCCCCTCGTAACCGCCTGACCGGCGGCTCAATAAAACGACGACAATCTGTCCACATAGTTATCCACAGACTGTGGACAAAGTAGGAGAGTGCCGTCGTGCTCGTGTTTTGCATGCAGGAAGCCCGCGCGCTGAGGCTCGTCACAGGAACGTCTGTGGGCTCGTAGCGTCGGGACCTCTCTGACTTGTTGTCTGTCGCCGTCGTGCAACGGCATTGGCAGAAGCTAACAAGTTTTCTGTTCGTCCGCCAACCGTTCGGCAACAT from Mycolicibacterium phocaicum includes the following:
- the dnaA gene encoding chromosomal replication initiator protein DnaA, which produces MTANPSSSFTDIWKSVVAELNGDLGGTTTLTAQQRAWLRMVQPLVLTEGFALLSVPTQFVQNEIERHLREPIIAALSRHLGQRVDLGVRIAVPETDERPTTTETTETAEIPDPEPVTAADDLDEDAEELSSAEETWPRYFNRPPADESADLSLNRRYTFDTFVIGASNRFAHAATLAIAEAPARAYNPLFIWGESGLGKTHLLHAAGNYAQKLFPGMRVKYVSTEQFTNDFINSLRDDRTASFKRSFRDIDVLLVDDIQFIEGKESTQEEFFHTFNTLHNANKQIVISSDRPPKQLATLEDRLRTRFEWGLITDVQPPELETRIAILRKKAQMDRLDVPDDVLELIASRIDRNIRELEGALIRVTAFASLNKTMIDKSLAEIVLRDLIADAGTTQISIATIMAATAEYFETTVEELRGPGKTRAVALSRQIAMYLCRELTDLSLPRIGQAFGRDHTTVMYAERKIKKEMASRREVFDHVKELTTRIRQRSKH